A single region of the Halopiger xanaduensis SH-6 genome encodes:
- a CDS encoding DUF5808 domain-containing protein — MADKPSSGEILGVPYNFDRPSISRMLSAYWQPGEGMLVEKPFGVGYTLNLANWRSWIVVAVAGALLWQQEQSAASADEDREDEPVEVIVDDE, encoded by the coding sequence ATGGCAGACAAACCGAGCTCCGGAGAGATTCTCGGGGTACCGTACAACTTCGACCGGCCGAGCATCAGTCGCATGCTCTCGGCGTACTGGCAGCCCGGCGAAGGGATGCTCGTCGAGAAGCCGTTCGGCGTCGGCTACACCCTGAACCTGGCCAACTGGCGCTCCTGGATCGTCGTCGCCGTCGCCGGTGCGCTCCTCTGGCAGCAGGAACAGAGCGCGGCGAGCGCCGACGAGGACCGCGAGGACGAGCCGGTCGAAGTCATCGTCGACGACGAATAG
- a CDS encoding bifunctional N(6)-L-threonylcarbamoyladenine synthase/serine/threonine protein kinase, whose product MSSDTRILGIEGTAWAASAAVFDSATDDVFIESDAYQPDSGGIHPREAAEHMHEAIPQVVERALEHARETSDGPADEPPVDAVAFSRGPGLGPCLRTVGTAARALSQSLEVPLVGVNHMVAHLEIGRHTADFDSPVCLNASGANAHLLAYRNGRYRVLGETMDTGVGNAIDKFTRHVGWSHPGGPKVEEAAKEGEYVDLPYVVKGMDFSFSGIMSAAKQRYDDGVPVEDICYSLQENVFGMLTEVAERALSLTGSDELVLGGGVGQNARLREMLVEMCDQRGAEFHAPEPRFLRDNAGMIAVLGAKMYDAGDTLALEESRVNPDFRPDQVPVTWRADEPELAAGRGAEGEQQVRGAEALVDLSPDAGRVTKRREAKTYRHPELDDRLRRERTTLEARLTSLARREGVPTPVLSDVDPREARLELEYVGECDLRESLTAERVRDVGRHLARLHNAGFVHGDPTTRNVRTSDRRTSLIDFGLGYHTDHVEDYAMDVHVFDQSLVGTADDPEPLREAVLEGYREVGDERVLERLEDVEGRGRYVEDSADDA is encoded by the coding sequence GTGAGTTCTGATACCCGCATTCTCGGAATCGAGGGCACCGCCTGGGCGGCCAGCGCGGCGGTATTCGATTCCGCGACCGACGACGTCTTTATCGAGAGCGACGCCTACCAGCCCGACAGCGGCGGCATCCACCCGCGCGAGGCCGCCGAACACATGCACGAGGCGATCCCGCAGGTGGTCGAACGAGCCCTCGAGCACGCCCGCGAGACCTCCGACGGCCCCGCGGACGAACCGCCCGTGGACGCCGTCGCCTTCTCCCGCGGACCGGGGCTCGGTCCCTGCCTGCGGACCGTCGGCACGGCCGCGCGCGCGCTAAGTCAGAGCCTCGAGGTCCCCCTCGTGGGCGTGAACCACATGGTCGCCCACCTCGAGATCGGGCGCCACACCGCCGACTTCGACTCGCCGGTCTGTCTCAACGCAAGCGGGGCGAACGCGCACCTGCTCGCGTATCGGAACGGTCGGTACCGCGTGCTCGGCGAGACGATGGACACCGGCGTCGGCAACGCGATCGACAAGTTCACGCGCCACGTCGGCTGGTCCCACCCCGGCGGCCCGAAGGTCGAGGAGGCTGCGAAGGAGGGCGAGTACGTCGACCTTCCCTACGTCGTCAAGGGGATGGACTTCTCGTTCTCGGGGATCATGAGCGCCGCGAAGCAGCGCTACGACGACGGGGTTCCCGTCGAAGATATCTGCTACTCGCTGCAGGAGAACGTCTTCGGCATGCTGACCGAGGTGGCCGAGCGCGCGCTCTCGCTGACCGGCAGCGACGAACTCGTGCTCGGCGGCGGCGTCGGCCAGAACGCTCGCCTGCGCGAGATGCTCGTGGAGATGTGCGACCAGCGCGGCGCCGAGTTTCACGCGCCCGAACCGCGCTTTCTGCGGGACAACGCCGGCATGATCGCCGTCCTCGGGGCAAAGATGTACGACGCCGGCGACACGCTCGCGCTCGAGGAGTCCCGCGTCAACCCCGATTTCCGACCGGATCAGGTGCCGGTGACGTGGCGCGCGGACGAGCCCGAATTAGCCGCCGGCCGCGGCGCTGAAGGCGAGCAGCAGGTCCGGGGCGCCGAAGCCCTCGTCGACCTCTCTCCCGACGCCGGCCGCGTGACCAAACGCCGCGAGGCGAAAACCTACCGTCACCCCGAACTCGACGACCGACTCCGCCGCGAGCGAACGACCCTCGAGGCGCGACTCACGAGCCTCGCGCGCCGCGAGGGCGTGCCGACGCCGGTGCTCTCGGACGTCGATCCCCGCGAGGCGCGCCTGGAACTCGAGTACGTCGGCGAGTGCGATCTCCGCGAGTCCCTGACGGCCGAGCGGGTCCGCGACGTCGGACGGCACCTCGCACGATTACACAATGCCGGGTTCGTCCACGGGGATCCGACGACGCGGAACGTCCGCACCAGCGACCGCCGCACCTCCCTCATCGACTTCGGCCTCGGCTACCACACCGACCACGTCGAGGACTACGCGATGGACGTCCACGTCTTCGACCAGAGCCTCGTCGGCACCGCCGACGACCCCGAGCCGCTGCGCGAGGCGGTGCTCGAGGGCTACCGCGAGGTCGGCGACGAGCGAGTCTTGGAGCGCCTCGAGGATGTCGAGGGCCGTGGTCGATACGTCGAGGACAGCGCAGACGACGCCTAA
- a CDS encoding globin-coupled sensor protein, translated as MSQQGQAMGDAGAPQRTSFDRASVDRVKEFVGFGPEDERRLESQAHLFERVSDDLADEYYENVRSRRKLDEAFAASALSEAEFKREHRQYLEAFGEGDYGPAFFERRAEFSPADLFVEPGLNEYVGSYMVYYEQLLEEIADEVTAEYAPDPGAEATGDEPDAAAAVEDAVDETVERTLSTLRLAVLDQQFVIGSKVDDFMEQLASMTQRRESVRADLEDTVEELEDYAERIGDGTETIDDVATEQSSSTAEIASEMSNLSATVEEIASNTEEVSATAERAEEIAGETTDTAERAIDKMEGVQDAAGEVTEDVEDLREGVQRIDEIVDVINDIADQTNLLALNASIEAATAGEAGDGFAVVADEVKNLAEESQEEAATIERMVNQIQEDTQETVESLEDANAEIDDGVELVEDTVENLGEIETAVSEAASGVDEVATATDDQAASTEEIAGMADEVMENADQVAAEVESLAEVSEDVERQVQVVTEMVDRLADVQENGDV; from the coding sequence ATGTCACAGCAAGGGCAGGCGATGGGCGACGCCGGCGCGCCACAGCGCACGTCGTTCGACCGGGCGAGCGTCGATCGAGTCAAGGAGTTCGTCGGCTTCGGTCCCGAGGACGAACGTCGCCTCGAGTCGCAGGCCCACCTCTTCGAACGGGTCAGCGACGACCTCGCGGACGAGTACTACGAGAACGTCCGGTCCCGCCGGAAGCTCGACGAGGCGTTCGCCGCGTCGGCGCTCAGCGAGGCCGAGTTCAAGCGGGAACACCGACAGTACCTCGAGGCGTTCGGGGAGGGCGACTACGGACCCGCCTTTTTCGAGCGCCGGGCGGAGTTCTCGCCCGCGGATCTGTTCGTCGAACCGGGGCTCAACGAGTACGTCGGCTCGTACATGGTGTACTACGAGCAGCTGCTCGAGGAGATCGCCGACGAGGTGACGGCGGAGTACGCGCCGGACCCGGGTGCAGAAGCGACCGGGGACGAACCAGACGCCGCGGCGGCCGTCGAGGACGCCGTCGACGAAACCGTCGAGCGAACCCTCTCGACGCTTCGGCTGGCTGTGCTGGACCAGCAGTTCGTCATCGGCTCGAAGGTCGACGACTTCATGGAGCAACTCGCCTCGATGACCCAGCGACGCGAATCGGTCCGTGCGGATCTCGAGGACACCGTCGAGGAACTCGAGGACTACGCGGAGCGGATCGGCGACGGCACGGAGACGATCGACGACGTCGCGACGGAGCAGTCGTCGTCGACGGCAGAAATCGCCAGCGAGATGTCGAACCTGAGTGCGACCGTCGAGGAGATCGCCTCGAACACGGAGGAGGTCAGCGCGACCGCCGAGCGCGCGGAGGAGATCGCTGGCGAAACGACCGACACCGCCGAACGGGCGATCGACAAGATGGAAGGCGTCCAGGACGCAGCCGGCGAGGTCACCGAAGACGTCGAGGACCTCCGCGAGGGCGTCCAGCGCATCGACGAGATCGTCGACGTCATCAACGACATCGCCGACCAGACCAACCTGCTCGCGCTGAACGCCTCGATCGAGGCCGCAACTGCCGGCGAAGCCGGCGACGGGTTCGCCGTCGTCGCGGACGAGGTCAAGAATCTAGCCGAGGAATCGCAGGAGGAAGCGGCCACCATCGAGCGGATGGTCAACCAGATCCAGGAGGATACACAGGAGACCGTCGAGAGCCTCGAGGACGCCAATGCGGAGATCGACGACGGCGTCGAGCTGGTCGAAGACACCGTCGAGAACCTCGGGGAGATCGAGACCGCCGTCAGCGAGGCGGCCTCCGGCGTCGACGAGGTCGCGACCGCGACGGACGACCAAGCCGCGAGCACCGAGGAGATCGCCGGCATGGCCGACGAGGTGATGGAGAACGCCGATCAGGTCGCGGCCGAGGTCGAGTCGCTGGCCGAGGTGAGCGAAGACGTCGAACGGCAGGTGCAGGTCGTGACGGAAATGGTCGATCGACTCGCGGACGTCCAGGAGAACGGAGACGTCTGA
- a CDS encoding XTP/dITP diphosphatase, whose protein sequence is MLVRFVTGNEGKAREAREYLEGITAVNQVEYDYTEVQSDSLSEIAARGAREAYEELGGTEPVVVDDTGLFVDALEGFPGPYSAYVEDTVGVERLWNLVSEEENRRAQFRTVVAFADGERTETFEGSVRGTIVAPRGEGGFGYDPIFEYDGRTFAEMSAEEKNAISHRGRALEAFSAWLAEYH, encoded by the coding sequence ATGCTCGTTCGGTTCGTCACCGGCAACGAAGGCAAGGCCCGCGAGGCCCGGGAGTACCTCGAGGGGATCACCGCCGTCAACCAGGTCGAGTACGACTACACCGAAGTTCAGAGCGACTCGCTTTCCGAGATCGCCGCCCGCGGCGCGCGCGAGGCCTACGAGGAACTGGGCGGCACGGAACCCGTCGTCGTCGACGACACCGGCCTCTTCGTCGACGCGCTCGAGGGGTTCCCGGGGCCGTACTCGGCCTACGTCGAGGACACCGTCGGCGTCGAGCGCCTCTGGAACCTCGTCAGCGAGGAGGAGAACCGCCGGGCGCAGTTCCGGACGGTCGTCGCCTTCGCGGACGGCGAGCGGACGGAGACCTTCGAGGGATCGGTGCGCGGGACGATCGTCGCGCCGCGCGGCGAGGGCGGGTTCGGCTACGATCCGATCTTCGAGTACGACGGGCGGACGTTCGCCGAGATGAGCGCCGAGGAGAAGAACGCGATTTCCCACCGCGGCCGCGCGCTCGAGGCGTTTTCGGCGTGGCTGGCGGAGTATCACTGA
- a CDS encoding ABC transporter substrate-binding protein produces the protein MGRNTRGGRPRRSFLKAAGAAGVAATAGCLDQLSEEQEFDVLHGWAEGDGQEAIQALVEGFEENYPDIDFGVEDVQGGARDNLETVVSRRLRDGDPPSTWQEWPGANLLQFGDNLGDIEGDVWDDDMKENYLEGPQEAARPDGTYVAVPLNIHRINNLFYNVSVVEEAGVDPESIDGPEALVDAFQTVEENTDATPFVNGTGELFTVFQLWETIFLAQAGADAYDDLINGEFDDVDAVRDSLALLAEYVEFFPDDHFSTSFTEANERVIDGDAAFIHQGDWAAGTYRNRDGFDYGDDWDHVPFPGTEGLYALNMDSFTYPADNPTPEDTKTFLSYVGSTDAQERFNPLKGSIPPRVDIDESQFPPFLQQQIGDFRDSDAQPPSIAHGAAVPPAIRGEVEDAIDAYLGNFDPDDHAPSLLSAFTA, from the coding sequence ATGGGACGGAACACTCGCGGGGGCCGACCACGACGGTCCTTCTTGAAGGCGGCGGGTGCGGCGGGAGTGGCCGCCACGGCCGGCTGTCTCGATCAGTTGTCGGAAGAACAGGAGTTCGACGTGCTTCACGGGTGGGCCGAAGGCGACGGACAGGAGGCCATCCAGGCGCTCGTCGAAGGATTCGAGGAGAACTACCCCGACATCGACTTCGGCGTGGAGGACGTCCAGGGTGGCGCCCGCGACAACCTCGAGACGGTCGTCTCGAGGCGGCTCCGGGACGGCGACCCGCCGAGTACCTGGCAGGAGTGGCCCGGCGCCAACCTCCTGCAGTTCGGCGACAACCTCGGCGACATCGAGGGCGACGTCTGGGACGACGATATGAAGGAGAACTACCTCGAGGGGCCACAGGAGGCGGCTCGGCCGGACGGGACCTACGTCGCGGTGCCGCTGAACATCCACCGGATCAACAACCTGTTCTACAACGTCTCGGTCGTCGAGGAGGCGGGCGTCGACCCCGAATCGATCGACGGTCCCGAGGCGCTCGTCGACGCCTTCCAGACGGTCGAGGAAAACACCGACGCGACGCCGTTCGTCAACGGGACGGGCGAACTGTTTACCGTCTTCCAGCTCTGGGAGACGATCTTCCTCGCGCAGGCCGGTGCCGACGCCTACGACGACCTCATCAACGGCGAGTTCGACGACGTGGACGCGGTTCGCGACTCCCTCGCGCTCCTGGCCGAGTACGTCGAGTTCTTCCCGGACGATCACTTCTCGACGTCCTTCACGGAAGCGAACGAGCGCGTCATCGACGGCGACGCGGCCTTCATCCACCAGGGCGACTGGGCCGCCGGCACCTACCGGAACAGGGACGGGTTCGACTACGGAGACGACTGGGATCACGTTCCGTTCCCGGGCACCGAGGGGCTGTACGCGCTCAACATGGACTCGTTTACCTACCCGGCGGACAACCCGACGCCCGAGGACACCAAAACGTTCCTCAGCTACGTCGGCTCGACGGACGCCCAGGAGCGGTTCAACCCGCTGAAGGGGTCGATCCCGCCGCGGGTCGACATCGACGAGAGCCAGTTCCCGCCGTTCCTCCAGCAGCAGATCGGAGACTTCCGCGACTCCGACGCGCAGCCGCCGTCGATCGCCCACGGCGCCGCCGTTCCGCCGGCGATTCGAGGGGAAGTAGAGGACGCGATCGACGCCTACCTCGGCAACTTCGACCCCGACGACCACGCGCCGTCCCTCCTGAGTGCATTCACCGCATAG
- the mutS gene encoding DNA mismatch repair protein MutS, which produces MTEATGIVGEFLSLKENTDAELLAMQCGDFYEFFDEDAEIVADELDLKVSKKSSHGSSYPMAGVPVDDLTPYLKALVERGYRVAVADQYETDSGHAREIVRVVTPGTLLETTDADAQYLAAVVDGSRSGAGSSGADADYGLAFADVTTGRFLVAEADDSDDALTELYRFDPVEVLPGPDARTDDDLLNAVRERIGATLTLHETEAFAPKRADHAVREQFGTETVERLSVGEPTVAAAGAILDYVEETGAGVLASMTRIQAHHGDDHVTLDATTQRNLELTETMQGEREGSLFRTIDHTETSAGGRLLKEWLQRPRRSLETLEQRQESVAALSTAALARDELRDELGEAYDLARLASKATHGSADARDLLSVRDTLAVLPTLAEIIQSNPDLAESPLAEIVDRPDREAAADLRETLAEALAEDPPSTVTQGGLLTRGYDPELDEVIERHEEVREWLDTLAEREKRQYNLSHVTVDRNKTDGYYIQVGKSAADGVPDHYEEIKTLKNSKRFTTDELEEKEREILRLEEQRGDLEYELFEELREEVAERAELLQDVGRALATVDALASLATHAAENRWVQPNLHRGDRLAIDQGRHPVVEQTTEFVPNDVEMDEDRGFLVVTGPNMSGKSTYMRQVACIVLLAQIGSFVPAKDAEIGLVDGIFTRVGALDELAQGRSTFMVEMSELSNILHTATEDSLVILDEVGRGTATYDGISIAWAATEYLHNEVQAKTLFATHYHELTGLAEELPRVANVHVAADESDGDVTFLRTVRDGPTDRSYGIHVAGLAGVPDPVVDRSRTVLERLREEKAIEAKGGGSSEPVQTVFDLSSGQFRGSASADGGSPADDSGSEPDAGETVEPEAKDVLEDLESIDVNTTPPIELVSKVQELQERLED; this is translated from the coding sequence ATGACAGAGGCGACGGGTATCGTCGGGGAATTCCTCTCGCTCAAGGAGAACACCGACGCGGAGCTGCTGGCGATGCAGTGTGGCGACTTCTACGAGTTCTTCGACGAGGACGCCGAGATCGTCGCCGACGAACTCGATCTCAAGGTTTCCAAGAAATCGTCGCACGGCTCGTCGTACCCGATGGCCGGCGTGCCGGTCGACGATCTGACGCCCTACCTCAAGGCCCTGGTCGAGCGCGGCTACCGGGTCGCGGTCGCCGACCAGTACGAAACCGACTCCGGCCACGCGCGGGAAATCGTTCGCGTGGTGACGCCGGGGACCCTGCTCGAGACGACCGACGCCGACGCGCAGTACCTCGCGGCGGTGGTCGACGGCTCGAGGTCTGGCGCAGGCTCGAGCGGCGCCGACGCCGACTACGGCCTCGCGTTCGCGGACGTCACGACCGGTCGCTTCCTCGTCGCCGAGGCGGACGATAGCGACGATGCCCTCACGGAGCTGTACCGCTTCGACCCCGTCGAGGTGCTTCCGGGACCGGACGCACGGACCGACGACGACCTGCTGAACGCGGTTCGCGAGCGTATCGGCGCGACGTTGACACTCCACGAGACGGAGGCGTTCGCGCCCAAGCGCGCGGACCACGCGGTTCGCGAGCAGTTCGGGACGGAGACCGTCGAGCGGCTGTCGGTCGGCGAGCCGACCGTCGCCGCCGCCGGGGCGATCTTGGACTACGTCGAGGAGACCGGCGCGGGCGTGCTCGCGTCGATGACCCGCATCCAGGCCCACCACGGCGACGACCACGTCACCCTGGACGCGACCACCCAGCGCAACCTCGAGCTCACCGAGACGATGCAGGGCGAGCGCGAGGGGTCGCTGTTCCGGACGATCGACCACACCGAAACCAGCGCCGGTGGGCGCCTCCTCAAGGAGTGGCTCCAGCGACCCCGACGCTCGCTCGAGACGCTCGAGCAGCGCCAGGAGAGCGTCGCCGCCCTCTCGACGGCGGCGCTGGCGCGCGACGAACTGCGGGACGAACTCGGCGAGGCGTACGACCTGGCGCGGCTGGCCTCGAAGGCGACCCACGGCAGCGCGGACGCCCGCGACCTGCTCTCGGTCCGGGACACGCTCGCCGTGCTCCCGACCCTCGCGGAGATCATCCAGTCGAACCCCGATCTAGCCGAGTCGCCGCTCGCCGAGATCGTCGACCGACCGGATCGCGAGGCCGCGGCGGACCTCCGGGAGACCCTCGCGGAAGCGCTCGCCGAGGACCCGCCGTCGACCGTCACGCAGGGCGGCCTCCTCACGCGGGGCTACGATCCCGAACTCGACGAGGTGATCGAGCGCCACGAAGAGGTTCGGGAGTGGCTCGACACCCTCGCCGAGCGCGAGAAGCGTCAGTACAACTTGTCGCACGTGACCGTCGACCGGAACAAGACCGACGGCTACTACATCCAGGTCGGCAAATCGGCCGCGGACGGCGTCCCCGACCACTACGAGGAGATCAAGACGCTCAAGAACTCCAAGCGGTTCACGACCGACGAACTCGAGGAGAAGGAGCGCGAGATTCTCCGGCTGGAGGAACAGCGCGGCGATCTCGAGTACGAACTGTTCGAGGAGCTTCGCGAGGAGGTCGCCGAGCGGGCCGAACTCCTGCAGGACGTGGGCCGGGCGCTGGCGACCGTCGACGCGCTGGCGAGTCTGGCGACCCACGCGGCGGAGAACCGCTGGGTGCAGCCGAATCTGCACCGAGGCGACCGCCTCGCGATCGATCAGGGGCGACATCCGGTCGTCGAGCAGACCACCGAATTCGTCCCGAACGACGTCGAGATGGACGAAGATCGGGGCTTCCTGGTCGTGACCGGGCCCAACATGTCCGGCAAGTCGACGTACATGCGGCAGGTCGCCTGCATCGTCCTGCTGGCCCAAATCGGGAGCTTCGTCCCGGCCAAGGACGCCGAGATCGGCCTCGTCGACGGCATCTTCACCCGCGTCGGCGCGCTGGACGAACTCGCGCAGGGTCGGTCGACGTTCATGGTCGAGATGAGCGAACTCTCGAACATCCTGCACACCGCGACCGAGGACTCCCTCGTTATTCTGGACGAGGTCGGTCGCGGGACGGCGACCTACGACGGCATCTCGATCGCCTGGGCGGCCACCGAGTACCTCCACAACGAGGTGCAGGCCAAGACGCTCTTCGCGACCCACTACCACGAACTGACGGGGTTAGCTGAGGAACTCCCCCGCGTCGCCAACGTCCACGTCGCCGCCGACGAGAGCGACGGCGACGTGACGTTCCTCCGTACCGTTCGCGACGGCCCCACGGATCGCTCCTACGGGATCCACGTCGCCGGTCTGGCCGGCGTTCCCGATCCGGTCGTCGACCGGTCGCGGACGGTCCTCGAGCGCCTGCGCGAGGAGAAGGCCATCGAAGCCAAGGGCGGCGGCTCGAGCGAACCCGTCCAGACGGTGTTCGACCTCTCGAGCGGCCAGTTCCGGGGATCCGCGAGCGCGGACGGTGGCTCGCCGGCGGACGACTCCGGGTCCGAACCGGACGCCGGCGAAACGGTCGAGCCCGAAGCCAAGGACGTCCTCGAGGACCTCGAGTCGATCGACGTGAACACGACGCCGCCGATCGAACTGGTTTCGAAAGTCCAGGAGTTACAGGAGCGCCTCGAGGACTGA
- a CDS encoding Gfo/Idh/MocA family protein, protein MSSSPPVRLGVVGLGFMGQTHATNAEEFGHDVVAGADVVAETREEFAQAYGATTYEEFEAMYEAEDLDAVAVSTPNAFHEPAVVAALERGYDVLCEKPLANDLESAERIASAAAESDGFCTVNFHNRVSTAAEVFKEYQAEGHFGEITHVDANYVRRRGIPGVGSWFTNEELSGGGAVVDIGVHAIDFALYLMEYPSVEEVFAVTRTEFGDRDDYVDPGDWYEATEEAVFDVEDSATAMIRCADDKTISLEVTWAANQAETNDFIVRGTEAGAELELGGEALTLFRSGTQGTDHNMDATLTEGALDHTGWEGSDERFLEAVAAGEAPAINTVDQALMVQRVIDAIYRSAEKGTSVSVTAD, encoded by the coding sequence ATGAGTTCGTCACCACCCGTCCGACTCGGCGTCGTCGGACTCGGCTTCATGGGACAGACCCACGCAACCAACGCCGAGGAGTTCGGCCACGACGTCGTCGCCGGCGCGGACGTCGTCGCCGAAACGCGCGAGGAGTTCGCGCAGGCGTACGGCGCGACGACCTACGAGGAGTTCGAGGCGATGTACGAGGCCGAAGACCTCGACGCCGTCGCCGTCTCGACGCCCAACGCCTTCCACGAACCGGCCGTCGTTGCCGCCTTAGAGCGCGGCTACGACGTCCTCTGCGAGAAGCCCCTCGCGAACGATCTCGAGAGCGCCGAGCGGATCGCGTCGGCCGCGGCCGAGTCCGACGGCTTCTGCACGGTCAACTTCCACAACCGCGTCTCGACCGCCGCCGAGGTGTTCAAAGAGTACCAGGCGGAGGGCCACTTCGGCGAGATTACCCACGTCGACGCGAACTACGTCCGCCGCCGGGGCATCCCGGGCGTCGGCTCGTGGTTCACCAACGAGGAACTCTCCGGCGGCGGCGCCGTCGTCGATATCGGCGTCCACGCGATCGACTTCGCGCTCTACCTGATGGAGTACCCGTCCGTCGAGGAGGTCTTCGCCGTCACGCGGACCGAGTTCGGCGACCGCGACGACTACGTCGACCCCGGCGACTGGTACGAGGCGACCGAGGAGGCCGTCTTCGACGTCGAGGACTCCGCGACGGCGATGATCCGCTGTGCGGACGACAAGACGATTTCGCTCGAGGTGACCTGGGCCGCCAACCAGGCCGAGACGAACGATTTCATTGTGCGGGGGACGGAGGCCGGCGCCGAACTCGAACTCGGCGGCGAGGCGCTGACGCTGTTCCGGAGCGGCACGCAAGGGACCGACCACAACATGGACGCGACGCTCACCGAGGGCGCGCTCGACCACACCGGCTGGGAGGGCAGCGACGAGCGGTTCCTCGAGGCCGTCGCGGCGGGCGAGGCGCCCGCGATCAATACGGTCGACCAGGCGCTGATGGTCCAGCGCGTAATCGACGCGATCTATCGGTCAGCGGAGAAGGGAACGTCGGTGTCAGTTACCGCCGACTGA
- a CDS encoding YqjF family protein, whose product MVLPLEMGWRHLLFENWPVDAEALEPHLPDELAVDTHDGSGWLSVIPFTNVAVRPRGVPARAGIRLPEINVRTYVTRDGSDGEPAVYFFSLDADGIASVLGARWFHHLPYYYARISLERSDDGGIRFESRRRHPGSRPGAYEATYRATGDPFAAPEDPLAEFLVERYRFYTEAPDGSLRYTDVDHPPWTLYPATATVERNTLLAANAFERPSTEPVRYYSPGLDVVAATSQRCDAN is encoded by the coding sequence ATGGTCCTTCCGCTCGAGATGGGCTGGCGCCACCTGCTGTTCGAGAACTGGCCGGTCGACGCCGAGGCGCTCGAGCCCCACCTTCCCGACGAGTTAGCCGTGGATACGCACGACGGGAGCGGCTGGCTCTCGGTGATCCCGTTTACCAACGTCGCCGTTCGCCCGCGCGGCGTTCCGGCGCGCGCCGGCATCCGACTCCCCGAGATCAACGTGCGGACGTACGTCACCCGCGACGGCAGCGACGGCGAGCCGGCGGTCTACTTCTTCAGCCTCGACGCGGACGGCATCGCGAGCGTGCTCGGCGCGCGCTGGTTCCACCACCTGCCGTACTACTACGCGCGGATCTCGCTCGAGCGGAGCGACGACGGCGGCATCCGGTTCGAGAGCCGGCGCCGCCACCCCGGATCGCGGCCCGGCGCGTACGAAGCCACGTACCGGGCGACCGGCGACCCGTTCGCGGCGCCCGAGGACCCGCTAGCCGAGTTCCTCGTCGAGCGCTACCGGTTCTACACCGAGGCGCCGGACGGCTCGCTGCGCTACACGGACGTCGACCACCCGCCGTGGACGCTGTACCCGGCGACGGCGACCGTCGAGCGGAACACGCTGCTGGCGGCGAACGCGTTCGAGCGGCCGTCGACGGAGCCGGTGCGCTACTACAGTCCGGGCCTCGACGTCGTCGCGGCGACGAGTCAGCGCTGCGACGCGAACTGA
- a CDS encoding DUF7384 family protein: MEEADDNRPDGESGSDRPNPARVVAAAAVLAADPFVDGDARAALDHVRRHSWVDLVASDHLLERTERLVTELADADLAADHRARLEAERVAVDHPPEDHPALASAYRGNAAHLLSYDEGLGSAKAGLSMQPHLSVSVRPPDAFAQLFDPESLYEAVEGGEYPGPDRDPRS; encoded by the coding sequence ATCGAGGAGGCCGACGATAACCGGCCTGACGGCGAATCCGGATCCGATCGGCCGAACCCCGCCCGCGTCGTCGCCGCCGCCGCCGTACTCGCGGCGGACCCGTTCGTCGACGGCGACGCCCGCGCGGCGCTGGATCACGTTCGCCGTCACTCGTGGGTCGACCTCGTCGCCAGCGACCACCTCCTCGAGCGGACCGAGCGGCTGGTGACCGAACTCGCCGACGCCGACCTCGCGGCCGATCACCGGGCGCGTCTCGAGGCCGAACGAGTGGCGGTCGATCACCCGCCGGAGGACCACCCCGCACTTGCGTCCGCGTACCGGGGGAACGCGGCGCATCTGTTGTCTTACGACGAGGGGTTAGGGTCAGCGAAAGCGGGCCTCTCGATGCAGCCTCACCTCTCGGTGAGCGTCCGTCCGCCGGACGCGTTCGCACAGCTGTTCGATCCCGAGAGCCTCTACGAGGCCGTCGAGGGCGGCGAGTATCCGGGGCCGGATCGGGATCCGCGTAGTTGA